In Longimicrobium sp., a genomic segment contains:
- the egtD gene encoding L-histidine N(alpha)-methyltransferase: MTRAARAVAHGRMVLYDLEPVPDDLRADVLAGLTGPVKKLSPKYFYDEAGARLFERICELDAYYPTRTEIGILRSAAGEIARCIGPGCRLVEFGSGSGIKTRILLEELREAAAYLPIDISRTQLLAFAISVAEAFPELEVLPVCADYTSTFSLPEPTRPAAGVVAFFPGSTIGNFEPDDAASFLERVGELCGPGGRLLIGVDLAKEPAVIERAYNDPEGVTAAFNLNLLARINRECGADFDLAAFRHHAPYVQVDGRVEMHLISTRAQEVRIPAADGGHHTRIAFRAGESILTEYSHKYAPGAFERLALRAGWVLEQRWTDDRDWFGVYLLRRT, from the coding sequence GTGACGAGGGCGGCGCGGGCGGTCGCACACGGCCGCATGGTGCTGTACGACCTGGAGCCGGTGCCCGACGACCTGCGGGCCGACGTGCTGGCGGGGCTCACCGGGCCGGTGAAGAAGCTGTCGCCCAAGTACTTCTACGACGAGGCCGGGGCGCGCCTCTTCGAGCGGATCTGCGAGCTGGACGCCTACTATCCCACCCGCACGGAGATCGGCATCCTGCGCAGCGCCGCGGGGGAGATCGCGCGGTGCATAGGGCCCGGGTGCCGCCTGGTGGAGTTCGGCAGCGGAAGCGGCATCAAGACGCGCATCCTGCTGGAGGAGCTGCGCGAGGCGGCGGCCTACCTCCCCATCGACATCTCGCGCACGCAGCTCCTCGCCTTCGCCATCTCGGTGGCGGAGGCGTTCCCAGAGCTGGAGGTGCTGCCGGTGTGCGCGGATTACACCTCCACCTTCTCTCTGCCCGAGCCCACGCGCCCCGCGGCGGGCGTGGTGGCCTTCTTCCCCGGCTCCACCATCGGCAACTTCGAGCCGGACGATGCGGCGAGCTTCCTGGAGCGGGTGGGGGAGCTGTGCGGGCCGGGCGGCCGCCTGCTGATCGGCGTGGACCTGGCCAAGGAGCCTGCGGTGATCGAGCGGGCCTACAACGACCCGGAGGGGGTGACGGCCGCCTTCAACCTGAACCTGCTGGCGCGCATCAACCGCGAGTGCGGCGCCGACTTCGACCTCGCCGCCTTTCGCCACCACGCCCCGTACGTGCAGGTGGACGGCCGCGTGGAGATGCACCTGATCAGCACGCGCGCGCAGGAGGTCCGCATCCCCGCCGCTGACGGCGGCCACCACACGCGCATCGCCTTCCGCGCGGGCGAGTCGATCCTCACCGAGTACTCGCACAAGTACGCCCCCGGTGCCTTCGAGCGCCTCGCCCTCCGCGCGGGATGGGTGCTGGAGCAGCGCTGGACGGACGACCGCGACTGGTTCGGCGTGTACCTCCTTCGCCGCACCTAG
- a CDS encoding AAA family ATPase, which produces MIPTQYLRSVRLERHDVPSFEEYPFSLPAVRTLGKLDLHPEVTFLIGENGSGKSTLLEAIAVAWGFNAEGGSRNFRFATRSSHSELFRYLTLVRGAGRAHDGYFLRAESFFNVATEIERIDSADHALLPPLGRPIRESYGDLALHEQSHGESFFALMTERFSGGGLYILDEPEAALSPMRQMAALVRIRDLVKMKSQFLIATHSPILMAYPGARILLLEEGGIREVAYEDTEHYVVTREFLNNPRGMLRELMG; this is translated from the coding sequence GTGATCCCAACGCAGTACCTGCGCTCGGTGCGCCTGGAGCGCCACGACGTGCCGTCCTTTGAGGAGTACCCATTCAGCCTCCCCGCGGTGCGCACGCTGGGGAAGCTGGACCTGCACCCGGAGGTCACCTTTCTGATCGGCGAGAACGGGAGCGGAAAGTCGACGCTGCTGGAGGCGATCGCGGTGGCGTGGGGGTTCAACGCGGAGGGCGGGTCGCGCAACTTCCGCTTCGCAACGCGCAGCTCGCACTCGGAGCTGTTCCGCTACCTGACGCTGGTGCGCGGGGCGGGGCGGGCGCACGACGGATACTTCCTGCGCGCGGAGAGCTTCTTCAACGTGGCCACTGAGATCGAGCGCATCGACTCCGCCGACCACGCGCTCCTTCCGCCGCTCGGCCGCCCCATCCGCGAGTCGTACGGCGACCTCGCGCTGCACGAGCAGTCGCACGGCGAGAGCTTCTTCGCGCTGATGACGGAGCGGTTCAGCGGCGGCGGCCTGTACATCCTGGACGAGCCCGAGGCCGCCCTCTCGCCGATGCGCCAGATGGCCGCGCTGGTGCGGATCCGCGACCTGGTGAAGATGAAGTCGCAGTTCCTGATCGCCACCCACTCGCCCATCCTGATGGCGTACCCCGGCGCGCGCATCCTGCTGCTGGAGGAGGGCGGCATCCGCGAGGTGGCGTACGAGGACACCGAGCACTACGTGGTCACTCGCGAGTTCCTGAACAACCCGCGGGGGATGCTGAGGGAGCTGATGGGGTGA
- a CDS encoding MoxR family ATPase, whose amino-acid sequence MLNALAAHAEEIGLALLPRLVDEVETVFRGKRETVRLSLAALLARGHLLFEDIPGVGKTTLARALTAALGLDFRRVQFTSDLLPSDVLGVSVYNPRTHEFETRPGPIFTHVVLADEINRAPPRTQSGLLEAMQEGRVTIDDRSFDLPRPFLVMATQNPLEQHGTYPLPESQLDRFLMRLAIGYPDADEERLVLLRSASGGDPVERIKPILDAARVLALQDRVEQVHAEPALVDYLMAIIQATRADPRLRAGASTRGAIGLLRAARGYALVDGRDFLAPDDIRRLVVPCLAHRLLPAAAAGPGDAYDEAVAVLEEILNTVPVPV is encoded by the coding sequence ATGCTGAACGCACTCGCAGCGCACGCCGAGGAGATCGGCCTCGCCCTTCTCCCGCGCCTGGTGGACGAGGTGGAGACCGTCTTCCGCGGGAAGCGCGAGACGGTGCGGCTGTCGCTGGCGGCGCTGCTGGCCCGCGGGCACCTCCTCTTCGAAGACATCCCCGGCGTGGGGAAGACCACCCTGGCGCGCGCCCTGACCGCCGCGCTGGGGCTGGATTTCCGGCGCGTGCAGTTCACCAGCGACCTCCTTCCATCGGACGTGCTGGGCGTCTCGGTCTACAATCCGCGCACGCACGAGTTCGAGACGCGCCCCGGGCCCATCTTCACCCACGTGGTGCTGGCGGACGAGATCAACCGCGCCCCGCCCCGCACGCAGAGCGGCCTTCTGGAGGCGATGCAGGAAGGGCGCGTCACCATCGACGACCGCTCCTTCGACCTGCCGCGCCCCTTTCTGGTGATGGCGACGCAGAACCCGCTGGAGCAGCACGGCACCTATCCGCTCCCCGAGAGCCAGCTCGACCGCTTCCTGATGCGCCTCGCCATCGGCTACCCGGATGCGGACGAGGAGCGCTTGGTCCTGCTGCGCTCGGCATCAGGCGGCGACCCGGTGGAGCGCATCAAGCCGATCCTGGATGCCGCGCGCGTGCTGGCGCTGCAGGACCGCGTGGAGCAGGTGCACGCCGAGCCCGCGCTGGTGGACTACCTGATGGCCATCATCCAGGCCACGCGCGCCGACCCGCGCCTGCGCGCCGGCGCCAGCACGCGCGGCGCCATCGGCCTTCTTCGCGCCGCGCGCGGCTACGCCCTGGTCGACGGCCGCGACTTCCTGGCCCCCGACGACATCCGCCGCCTGGTCGTCCCCTGCCTCGCCCACCGCCTCCTCCCCGCCGCCGCCGCGGGGCCGGGGGATGCGTACGACGAGGCGGTGGCGGTGTTGGAGGAGATTCTGAATACGGTGCCGGTTCCGGTGTGA
- a CDS encoding DUF58 domain-containing protein gives MPSAPFWSTADSLRRWFRPPRRLKFSRAGWMFSGGALLLGVAAIGTGNNLLFLLLGAMLGFITLSGWLSEQMLRRVEVRRRPPRGITAGEPARVSYEVKNTKRRVPSFALEIGEAGSPARAWVAALEPGAATVARAEGQWERRGVYPLGTVTLATSFPFGLFRKERDVELPGEAVVWPRADRPVREPRPAGERSRPPGERPAGAGGPRGEFRALRPFRPGDDPRDVHWRTTARAGAPVVREYERDRTRALWICLELRAPDGDDAEAAIETAAALAAAATHRGDAFALATADARVSPGDGPGQLERVLDALARARFREDAPRPSPPVPHGECVWVTPGRGAEGGWGDVFAVGAR, from the coding sequence ATGCCTTCCGCCCCCTTCTGGTCCACCGCCGATTCCCTCCGCCGCTGGTTCAGGCCGCCGCGGCGGCTGAAGTTTTCGCGCGCGGGGTGGATGTTCAGCGGTGGGGCGCTGTTGCTGGGCGTGGCGGCGATCGGGACCGGGAACAACCTGCTCTTCCTGCTGCTGGGCGCGATGCTGGGCTTCATCACGCTCAGCGGCTGGCTCAGCGAACAGATGCTGCGGCGCGTCGAGGTGCGAAGGCGTCCGCCGCGCGGGATCACGGCGGGCGAGCCGGCGCGGGTGTCGTACGAGGTGAAGAACACGAAGCGCCGCGTCCCCTCCTTTGCGCTGGAGATCGGCGAGGCGGGGTCGCCCGCGCGCGCGTGGGTCGCGGCGCTGGAGCCCGGCGCCGCCACCGTCGCGCGGGCCGAGGGGCAGTGGGAGCGGCGAGGCGTGTATCCGCTGGGGACGGTGACGCTCGCGACATCGTTCCCGTTCGGCCTCTTTCGGAAGGAGCGCGACGTGGAGCTTCCGGGCGAGGCCGTCGTGTGGCCGCGCGCGGACCGGCCCGTGCGCGAGCCGCGACCCGCTGGGGAGCGCTCCAGGCCGCCCGGCGAGCGTCCGGCCGGGGCTGGGGGGCCTCGGGGCGAGTTCCGCGCGCTGCGCCCCTTCCGCCCCGGCGACGACCCGCGCGACGTGCACTGGCGCACCACCGCCCGCGCCGGCGCCCCCGTCGTCCGCGAGTACGAGCGCGACCGCACCCGCGCGCTCTGGATCTGCCTCGAGCTGCGCGCCCCCGACGGCGACGACGCCGAAGCCGCCATCGAGACCGCCGCCGCCCTGGCCGCCGCTGCGACTCACCGCGGCGACGCCTTCGCGCTGGCGACGGCGGACGCGCGCGTGTCCCCCGGCGACGGGCCCGGCCAGCTGGAGCGCGTCCTCGACGCCCTCGCCCGCGCCCGCTTCCGCGAGGATGCGCCGCGCCCCAGCCCACCGGTCCCGCACGGCGAGTGCGTGTGGGTCACGCCCGGCCGCGGGGCGGAGGGCGGGTGGGGCGACGTCTTCGCCGTGGGCGCGCGATGA